ACTGAGGACGTGTGACCCCTTTGGAACGCCTTTTTCTTCCAAGCTGGTCCGCCACATTATTTAAGAATGAATCCCGATTTTGAATACTCATGATGAACGCCCTCCCTTTTGTCTTGATTTAAACCAGGCCCGAAAGGTCTGTTCACTTGGTGCAGGGAAATCCCGAACGTCTGTCCACCCTTTCAGTGGTCCTGGACCGCTCTCGATTACACCGTCTTTTGTCCAGGGCTTCAATGCGCTCCGTGCCATTCTGGTACTCAATTTGTATGCCGCAGGATGTGATCCCCACTTTGCAAACCCCTCCATCATTATCCTTTCTGAAGGAGGTGATTTCTTTTCTTTCTCAACTATGATTTCTCGATGCCGGACTAAGTGTTCATGTAGCGGAATCTTAACCGGGCATGCTTCTGTACAAGCAGCACAAAGCGTAGAAGCATATGGCAAGTCTTTATGATCATCGTATCCATCAAGAAGAGGCGTTAATACAGCACCTATTGGGCCAGGGTAGACCGATCCGTATGAATGCCCTCCTACGTGCCGATATACCGGGCATACATTGATACAGGCGGCACAGCGAATACAATGCAAGGCTGATTGAAATTCTGTTCCTAATATATTGGAACGACCATTATCAACAATGACAAGATGATAATCTTCAGGCCCATCTACTTCGTCTTCTTCTTTCGTGCCTGTTATAGAGGTCACATAGCTCGTAAGCTTTTGGCCAACGGCTGCTCTTGTTAACAGACTCACCATCACATCAAGCTCTTCCCAGGTAGGGACAAGGCGCTCCATTCCCATAACAGAAATTTGCGTTTTCGGGAGTGCTGTTACAAGTCGTGCGTTTCCTTCATTTGTAACGAACGTGACCGCTCCTGATTCAGCAACGGCAAAGTTACATCCTGTTATTCCTACGTCAGCTGATAAAAATTCCTTCCGTAGCTGTTCACGTGCAAACGTGGCGAGTTCTTCCGGAAGATCAGAGTTTTTGTACCCTTTCTTACTCGCAAACGTCTCTCGAATTTGCTCTTTATTCTTATGAAGAGCCGGTGTCACGATATGAGAAGGAGGATCTTCATCCATCTGCAAGATCCATTCGCCTAAGTCCGTTTCTACAACCTCCGCACCAGCCTGTTCAAGCGTTTCGTTTAAACCGATCTCCTCTGTCACCATGGATTTCGATTTTACAATTTTCTTCGCTTCTTTCTTCTGAACCACGTTGCGGATATATTCATTCGCCTCCTCAGCCGTTTGAGCAAAGAAGACTTTCCCTCCACGCTTTGAGACCTGGCTGCTTAATTGCTCTAAGTAAAAGTCCAGATTCTGAAGGGTATGAGTTCGAATTTCCTCCCCCAGCGTACGCCAGTCTTCCCAATCTCCTAATTCTTCAGCGGCTTTAAGTCTTCCGCTTCGAAAGCGACCTTGAGCAGAAGAAACAGCTCCGCGCATAAAGTCATTTTGAATCCCTTCTTGAACTCGGTCTCTAAAGGGTGCTTGTCCTATCTTAATTCCCATAATTTATCCTCCTTTCTTACTGGCTATTTAAAATCTTAGTAATATGAAGAGTCTGTACAGGTCGATCATCACGGCTCAAACGCCCACCGATATTCATTAAACAACCCATATCTCCGCCAATGACGTAATCGGCTCCTGTTTCCATGATATGATCGGTTTTCTCCATGACCATTTGTTCTGAAATTGTTGAATTTTTGACAGCAAAAGTTCCTCCAAATCCACAGCAATCTTCACACAAAGGTAAATCAATAACCTCTAATCCTCTGACGTTTTTTAATAATTTATAAGGAGCTTCTGTAACCCCTAAAAGACGCGTCATATGACAGGAACGGTGATAGGTCACTCTTCCATGGAAAGTGGCTCCGACGTCTTCTATTTTCAACACATCCACCAGAAATTGAGTGAGTTCATACGTTTTATCCGCTAACTCCTGCGCTACGTCTCTCCATTCAGGGTCATCCTGGAATAAATGAGGGTACTCCCGAAGCATGGCTACACACGAACCAGATGGACCGACAACATACTCAGAATCCTTAAACGCTTTCATAATTTGTTTCATTGAGTCCTTTGCTTTTGTTACATACCCACTATTGTAAGCAGGCTGACCGCAACATGTCTGAGACTCTGGGAAATCAATTTCACACCCAAACCGTTCAAGAATTTCTACCGTGTCTTTCCCAACGTCTGATGCCATTACATCACATAAACACGTAATAAATAACGAAACTCTCATTTTTCATTACCTCCTAATGATTGGCCTGCTCGTTCATTAAGCAGGTCATCTGATGACTAGGCGAAACCAAAGCCTCTCATGCGAGGACATGGCCTGGTTGTTCTATTTATTAATAAAATTACTTAAGGCTTGTTCAACTTTCGTTAAATGCTCAAACATGTGCTTCTTAGCAAGCTGTCCATCTCTATGTTGAATTGCACGCAAGATGTCATAGTGTTCCTGA
The nucleotide sequence above comes from Pontibacillus chungwhensis. Encoded proteins:
- a CDS encoding LutB/LldF family L-lactate oxidation iron-sulfur protein, producing MGIKIGQAPFRDRVQEGIQNDFMRGAVSSAQGRFRSGRLKAAEELGDWEDWRTLGEEIRTHTLQNLDFYLEQLSSQVSKRGGKVFFAQTAEEANEYIRNVVQKKEAKKIVKSKSMVTEEIGLNETLEQAGAEVVETDLGEWILQMDEDPPSHIVTPALHKNKEQIRETFASKKGYKNSDLPEELATFAREQLRKEFLSADVGITGCNFAVAESGAVTFVTNEGNARLVTALPKTQISVMGMERLVPTWEELDVMVSLLTRAAVGQKLTSYVTSITGTKEEDEVDGPEDYHLVIVDNGRSNILGTEFQSALHCIRCAACINVCPVYRHVGGHSYGSVYPGPIGAVLTPLLDGYDDHKDLPYASTLCAACTEACPVKIPLHEHLVRHREIIVEKEKKSPPSERIMMEGFAKWGSHPAAYKLSTRMARSALKPWTKDGVIESGPGPLKGWTDVRDFPAPSEQTFRAWFKSRQKGGRSS
- a CDS encoding (Fe-S)-binding protein; protein product: MRVSLFITCLCDVMASDVGKDTVEILERFGCEIDFPESQTCCGQPAYNSGYVTKAKDSMKQIMKAFKDSEYVVGPSGSCVAMLREYPHLFQDDPEWRDVAQELADKTYELTQFLVDVLKIEDVGATFHGRVTYHRSCHMTRLLGVTEAPYKLLKNVRGLEVIDLPLCEDCCGFGGTFAVKNSTISEQMVMEKTDHIMETGADYVIGGDMGCLMNIGGRLSRDDRPVQTLHITKILNSQ